The following proteins come from a genomic window of Aptenodytes patagonicus chromosome 21, bAptPat1.pri.cur, whole genome shotgun sequence:
- the CCDC28B gene encoding coiled-coil domain-containing protein 28B isoform X1, translated as MEDRRKKRSPKACLAQPAPAGAPRPPPPSKSTSFTLPLPTLPSPRQRARLRRTSKERVRAGGMGAARGAPLQHSFLTDVSDVCEMEGGLLGLLSDFHSGKLQAFGKECSFEQLEHVREMQEKLARLHFGLDVCVEELPEEQKAAAADRNLDQLLAHPLSLCLCLPQLEELSSSIQKLHLAESPDPEDAAA; from the exons ATGGAGGACCGGAGGAAGAAGCGGAGCCCCAAGGCCTGCCTGGCCCAGCCGGCGCCTGccggggccccgcggccgccACCCCCCAGCAAGAGCACGTCCTTCACGCTGCCGCTGCCCACCCTGCCCTCACCCAGGCAGCGCGCCCGGCTCAGGCG GACGAGCAAGGAGCGGGTGCGGGCGGGCGGCatgggggcggcgcggggggccccGCTGCAGCACAGCTTCCTCACCGACGTCTCCGACGTCTGCGAGATGGAGGGGGGGCTGCTCGGCCTCCTCAGCGACTTCCACTCGGGCAAGCTGCAGGCCTTcg GGAAGGAGTGCTCCTTCGAGCAGCTGGAGCACGTGCGGGAGATGCAGGAGAAGCTGGCACGGCTCCACTTCGGCCTCGACGTCTGCGTGGAGGAGCTCCCCGAGGAGCagaaggcggcggcggccgacAGGAACCTGGACCAGCTGCTGGCACAC cccctcaGCCTCTGCCTTTGCCTCCCGCAGCTGGAGGAGCTCAGCAGCTCCAT ACAGAAGCTGCACCTGGCGGAGAGCCCCGACCCCGAGGACGCGGCGGCCTGA
- the CCDC28B gene encoding coiled-coil domain-containing protein 28B isoform X2 yields MEDRRKKRSPKACLAQPAPAGAPRPPPPSKSTSFTLPLPTLPSPRQRARLRRTSKERVRAGGMGAARGAPLQHSFLTDVSDVCEMEGGLLGLLSDFHSGKLQAFGKECSFEQLEHVREMQEKLARLHFGLDVCVEELPEEQKAAAADRNLDQLLAHLEELSSSIQKLHLAESPDPEDAAA; encoded by the exons ATGGAGGACCGGAGGAAGAAGCGGAGCCCCAAGGCCTGCCTGGCCCAGCCGGCGCCTGccggggccccgcggccgccACCCCCCAGCAAGAGCACGTCCTTCACGCTGCCGCTGCCCACCCTGCCCTCACCCAGGCAGCGCGCCCGGCTCAGGCG GACGAGCAAGGAGCGGGTGCGGGCGGGCGGCatgggggcggcgcggggggccccGCTGCAGCACAGCTTCCTCACCGACGTCTCCGACGTCTGCGAGATGGAGGGGGGGCTGCTCGGCCTCCTCAGCGACTTCCACTCGGGCAAGCTGCAGGCCTTcg GGAAGGAGTGCTCCTTCGAGCAGCTGGAGCACGTGCGGGAGATGCAGGAGAAGCTGGCACGGCTCCACTTCGGCCTCGACGTCTGCGTGGAGGAGCTCCCCGAGGAGCagaaggcggcggcggccgacAGGAACCTGGACCAGCTGCTGGCACAC CTGGAGGAGCTCAGCAGCTCCAT ACAGAAGCTGCACCTGGCGGAGAGCCCCGACCCCGAGGACGCGGCGGCCTGA
- the TXLNA gene encoding alpha-taxilin isoform X2 translates to MKNQGGETKAAPRPASSSKMSSGLALEEGDSPEAAAPLEAPPAQEDTKSSRPAVRDVSEELSRQLEDILNTYCVDASQEGPGEDGGQSEPAEPEEAEKCRSESPRNGDQESGGPEMNGEKESTKGTEEFRPGEECGERDQKKAQEKKKAKGLGKEITLLMQTLNTLSTPEEKLAALCKKYAELLEEHRNSQKQMKILQKKQTQLVQEKDHLQSEHSKAILARSKLESLCRELQRHNRTLKEEGVQRAREEEEKRKEVTSHFQVTLNDIQLQMEQHNERNSKLRQENMELAEQLKKLIEQYELREEHIDKVFKHKDLQQQLVDAKLQQAQEMLKEAEERHQREKDFLLKEAVESQRMCELMKQQETHLKQQLALYTEKFEEFQNTLSKSSEVFTTFKQEMEKMTKKIKKLEKETTMYRSRWESSNKALLEMAEEKTLRDKELEGLQVKIQRLEKLCRALQTERNDLNKKVQDLCAHAPRADTDLLEPLRDPSRDGSEAAAGGAPAEQRLAEDCLHSGKPTHSTDPAESLGELSIGALGQSGTEEGTQGAD, encoded by the exons ATGAAGAACCAAGGCGGGGAGACCAAAGCAGCCCCGCGGCCTGCTAGCTCTTCCAAAATGAGCAGCGGTCTGGCGCTGGAGGAAGGCGACTCGCCGGAGGCCGCAGCACCCCTGGAAG CTCCTCCTGCGCAGGAGGACACCAAGTCCTCCCGGCCTGCCGTGCGTGACGTCTCCGAAGAGCTAAGCAGACAGCTTGAGGACATCTTGAACACATACTGTGTGGATGCCAGCCAGGAGGGTCCAGGCGAGGACGGCGGGCAGAGTGAGCCCGCGGAGCCGGAAGAAGCCGAGAAGTGTCGTAGCGAGTCCCCGAGGAACGGTGACCAGGAGTCGGGCGGCCCCGAGATGAACGGGGAGAAGGAAAGCACGAAGGGGACTGAAGAGTTTCGACCCGGCGAGGAGTGTGGGGAGCGGGATCAGAAGAAGgctcaggaaaagaagaaagctaaGGGCCTAG GCAAAGAAATCACTTTGCTGATGCAGACGCTGAACACCCTGAGCACGCCAGAGGAGAAGCTAGCAGCACTGTGCAAGAAATACGCTGAGCTG CTGGAAGAGCACCGTAACTCCCAGAAACAGATGAAGATCTTGCAGAAGAAGCAGACGCAGCTGGTGCAAGAGAAGGACCACCTGCAGAGCGAGCACAGCAAGGCCATCCTGGCCCGCAGCAAGCTGGAGAGCCTGTGCCGCGAGCTCCAGAGACACAACCGCACCCTCAAG GAGGAAGGTGTCCAGCGTGcgcgggaggaagaggagaagcggAAGGAGGTGACATCTCACTTCCAGGTGACGCTGAACGACATCCAGCTCCAGATGGAGCAGCACAACGAGAGGAACTCCAAGCTGCGCCAGGAGAACatggagctggcagagcagctcaAGAAGCTCATCGAGCAGTACGAGCTGCGGGAGGAG CACATCGATAAGGTGTTCAAACACAaggacctgcagcagcagctggtggacGCCAAGCTCCAGCAGGCGCAGGAAAtgctgaaggaggcagaggagagacaCCAGCGGGAGAAGGACTTT CTGCTGAAGGAAGCCGTGGAGTCGCAGAGGATGTGTGAGCTGATGAAGCAGCAGGAGACCCATCTCAAGCAGCAG CTGGCTCTCTACACGGAGAAGTTTGAAGAATTCCAGAACACCCTTTCCAAAAGCAGTGAAGTGTTCACGACGTTTaaacaggagatggagaag ATGACTAAGAAAATCAAGAAGCTGGAGAAAGAGACCACGATGTACCGCTCTCGCTGGGAGAGCAGCAACAAGGCCCTCTTGGAAATGGCTGAAGAG AAAACCCTTCGGGACAAAGAGTTAGAGGGGCTTCAGGTGAAAATCCAGCGCTTGGAGAAACTGTGCCGAGCCCTGCAAACGGAGCGCAACGACCTCAATAAGAAGGTGCAGGACCTGTGTGCCCACGCGCCCCGggcagacacggacctgttggagcctTTGAGGGACCCATCTCGGGACGGctccgaggcggcggcgggaggtgCTCCGGCAGAGCAGCGCCTGGCTGAGGATTGCCTTCACTCAGGAAAGCCGACGCACAGCACGGATCCTGCGGAGAGCCTGGGAGAACTGAGCATAGGAGCCTTGGGGCAGAGTGGGACTGAGGAAGGCACTCAGGGCGCTGACTGA
- the TXLNA gene encoding alpha-taxilin isoform X1, translated as MKNQGGETKAAPRPASSSKMSSGLALEEGDSPEAAAPLEGGDPPGPGVRRSLPAADGDADSPSSEAQEAREAPPAQEDTKSSRPAVRDVSEELSRQLEDILNTYCVDASQEGPGEDGGQSEPAEPEEAEKCRSESPRNGDQESGGPEMNGEKESTKGTEEFRPGEECGERDQKKAQEKKKAKGLGKEITLLMQTLNTLSTPEEKLAALCKKYAELLEEHRNSQKQMKILQKKQTQLVQEKDHLQSEHSKAILARSKLESLCRELQRHNRTLKEEGVQRAREEEEKRKEVTSHFQVTLNDIQLQMEQHNERNSKLRQENMELAEQLKKLIEQYELREEHIDKVFKHKDLQQQLVDAKLQQAQEMLKEAEERHQREKDFLLKEAVESQRMCELMKQQETHLKQQLALYTEKFEEFQNTLSKSSEVFTTFKQEMEKMTKKIKKLEKETTMYRSRWESSNKALLEMAEEKTLRDKELEGLQVKIQRLEKLCRALQTERNDLNKKVQDLCAHAPRADTDLLEPLRDPSRDGSEAAAGGAPAEQRLAEDCLHSGKPTHSTDPAESLGELSIGALGQSGTEEGTQGAD; from the exons ATGAAGAACCAAGGCGGGGAGACCAAAGCAGCCCCGCGGCCTGCTAGCTCTTCCAAAATGAGCAGCGGTCTGGCGCTGGAGGAAGGCGACTCGCCGGAGGCCGCAGCACCCCTGGAAGGTGGGGATCCCCCGGGGCCTGGGGTGCGCCGCTCCCTGCCCGCGGCCGATGGCGATGCTGACAGCCCGAGCAGCGAGGCGCAGGAGGCGCGTGAGG CTCCTCCTGCGCAGGAGGACACCAAGTCCTCCCGGCCTGCCGTGCGTGACGTCTCCGAAGAGCTAAGCAGACAGCTTGAGGACATCTTGAACACATACTGTGTGGATGCCAGCCAGGAGGGTCCAGGCGAGGACGGCGGGCAGAGTGAGCCCGCGGAGCCGGAAGAAGCCGAGAAGTGTCGTAGCGAGTCCCCGAGGAACGGTGACCAGGAGTCGGGCGGCCCCGAGATGAACGGGGAGAAGGAAAGCACGAAGGGGACTGAAGAGTTTCGACCCGGCGAGGAGTGTGGGGAGCGGGATCAGAAGAAGgctcaggaaaagaagaaagctaaGGGCCTAG GCAAAGAAATCACTTTGCTGATGCAGACGCTGAACACCCTGAGCACGCCAGAGGAGAAGCTAGCAGCACTGTGCAAGAAATACGCTGAGCTG CTGGAAGAGCACCGTAACTCCCAGAAACAGATGAAGATCTTGCAGAAGAAGCAGACGCAGCTGGTGCAAGAGAAGGACCACCTGCAGAGCGAGCACAGCAAGGCCATCCTGGCCCGCAGCAAGCTGGAGAGCCTGTGCCGCGAGCTCCAGAGACACAACCGCACCCTCAAG GAGGAAGGTGTCCAGCGTGcgcgggaggaagaggagaagcggAAGGAGGTGACATCTCACTTCCAGGTGACGCTGAACGACATCCAGCTCCAGATGGAGCAGCACAACGAGAGGAACTCCAAGCTGCGCCAGGAGAACatggagctggcagagcagctcaAGAAGCTCATCGAGCAGTACGAGCTGCGGGAGGAG CACATCGATAAGGTGTTCAAACACAaggacctgcagcagcagctggtggacGCCAAGCTCCAGCAGGCGCAGGAAAtgctgaaggaggcagaggagagacaCCAGCGGGAGAAGGACTTT CTGCTGAAGGAAGCCGTGGAGTCGCAGAGGATGTGTGAGCTGATGAAGCAGCAGGAGACCCATCTCAAGCAGCAG CTGGCTCTCTACACGGAGAAGTTTGAAGAATTCCAGAACACCCTTTCCAAAAGCAGTGAAGTGTTCACGACGTTTaaacaggagatggagaag ATGACTAAGAAAATCAAGAAGCTGGAGAAAGAGACCACGATGTACCGCTCTCGCTGGGAGAGCAGCAACAAGGCCCTCTTGGAAATGGCTGAAGAG AAAACCCTTCGGGACAAAGAGTTAGAGGGGCTTCAGGTGAAAATCCAGCGCTTGGAGAAACTGTGCCGAGCCCTGCAAACGGAGCGCAACGACCTCAATAAGAAGGTGCAGGACCTGTGTGCCCACGCGCCCCGggcagacacggacctgttggagcctTTGAGGGACCCATCTCGGGACGGctccgaggcggcggcgggaggtgCTCCGGCAGAGCAGCGCCTGGCTGAGGATTGCCTTCACTCAGGAAAGCCGACGCACAGCACGGATCCTGCGGAGAGCCTGGGAGAACTGAGCATAGGAGCCTTGGGGCAGAGTGGGACTGAGGAAGGCACTCAGGGCGCTGACTGA